GATTTTGTATGACATCCTTAACATCGTAATTGGGCAAtaatttttagagcttatttaatataaattgaataaattaggattaattatatttataatcttaaatttcttgaatatttattagaaatttaagatttttatttaaaaattattgttaCTAATGCGATTATCATGAATagtttttgaaaataattgataTATTACATTCTTAAGACACTAAAAACAAGTGATTTttacttttgtgaaagaaaattaCTAATTGCATGTTTTATCTGTTTAATGTGAAAGAAAATAATTGATATGTTGTTACTAATTTTCTTTCAGATTGGGCAAACATATTGGCTTGGATTTAGTATTCTGAATATCTTTCTTTTTattgttcttttatttaaaaaatagtaatcGAAGTGCTACAAAAAGGGCACCTAACCCTTATCTAAAATGTAATCTTTATGTGACTTCTGTAGACGATGATATCTGATACCCTAAAGTGCACTCccaccaaaaaagaaaaacagtaGATATCATCACTTTGATCTTTTTACCTTAAATTAATCTTCCAGCTCCTAAAGACGATAGTTTAAGATATATGATTACGATCTTCCTTTTGACATCTGTATCACTTGCCCTTTAAGTTGATAAAAATGATAATGTTTCTACAATTGTGAAAATTTCTTGCTTTCAGTGGGTTCTATGTCATAACCTGCATCTTTCTCACTTGTATAGTTCTAATTACAGAGATTATGATCCTAAAATTCAGAACTTGATAGATGTAAGATGTATATATAACAAGAAGGAGAAAAGAGACCATTGTTTCCGAATAGAGGAAAAATTGCCGATGCTGAAATCCAAACTTGGACATACTGAATGTCACTACTGCATAAGCCCGGGATACAAAATTCTCCTTTTTATAAATGTGACAGCTAGCAGATAACGTAATGGATGTTAGGCTGTACCATTAAACCAGTGTTATGGGATTATGAACAGAAATAAACCACCACCATCGTCACTTCTTTAATGGCAGGTAACATCTAACATGGTGGAATCCATTATCTAAAATATCGCCTTTTATGGATAGCATCTTTTCTTCATACAGTACGATTATCAAACAGGTAAAAACGGAATTGTGCGCAAGTTACAAGGCAGAGATATTAGCACAATACACATGTAAACATGAGCTTTTAAATTGTGGTATGTCATTCTGATTTATACCTGAAAATTCAAATGTACAAACATTGAACATGTAAAAACTTTCAATCCTACAGAGTACCTAAAGGCTTAGGTTTTCTTGTTTGGGTGGGATGTAAATTTCCTTCCTGTCAAATGGTTTACTTCGTCGTGGAACATCAGCTATGTTACAGAATTCAGTCAAATTTTTTCTAATTCGAACTTTCTTCGTATCTGGTGGCCTAGGTCCCAAAACACTCAAGTCAGTAGTTGCTCCATAAACTTGAGATGACTGCACAACAGCATCATAAGCCTTTGAGGAGAGGTTAAGGCCTTCATTTTGAGCTCTCATGTACAAGTCATATGCAAGCCTTGGTTTACCATCATTTGCCAGAGCCTCAATCAACATCTCATATGTGATCTCATTTGGTGAGATGTTCTGGACTTTCATGCGGTGAAACCATTCATATGCTGCACTGCTCATGCCATTCCGAGCACACCCACTAATAATTGCATTGTATGTGACCACCGTTGGCTCAATACCAGATGATGCCATTTCTTGAAAGACTGCATTAATCATTTTGAAATTTCCTTGTCCAGTGAAAATTGAAGCCATGATTGTATAAGCGTACAAGTTGGGTTTAACACCAACCTTTATCATATGATCCCACACCCTGAGGGCTTCATCATAGAGTTTACCCTTTTCGAGGGCACTGAGCAATGCTCCATACGAGATGATGGTGGGCTTTTCCCCTTGCTCCACCATTCTCCTAAATATCTGCACAGCAGCAGAAGTTTCTGAAGCCTTGGAACATGCCACAAGGACTGCATTCCACTCCCTGCTGCCAGGTTTAAGGCCTTTTTCTTCCATCTTATTAAGCAACCTGACACCCCATCGCCATATTCCTCGTTGTCTGGCCGCTGAAAGTAATATATTAAAGTGAGACACAACCAATTCATAGGACATGTTATTAGGACTTGGTCCCTTGTCTAATAGATCCTCGTATATCTCCAAAGCAGCCCACCACTTCTTAGCCTTCCCCATTACCCAAATCAAATGGTTACACACAGATAAGCTTATCTCTGAAAAGCTTTCTCTAATCCTGCTATAAAGTTCTTTTGCAACAAGATAATGTTCTTCACGGGTACAAGCCCATATAAGGCGCTCATAATCTTCCCTACTAAGTTTAAGCCCAACATTGTCCATATCTCTCAGGAGTTTCAGCACACTGGTGCTCAAATTTTCGTCCTTAACAAGCCACCGCCGCATGACTTGTTGGCAAATACGAACTGTGAATTTCTCAAGCTTAACAAACTCATATTCCCAATTTTCATCCGCATTTCTTCCAATGTCTCCCTTCACATATTTTTCTCTTAATTCAATAAAGAACTTCAAAGCTCCATGCCCATCTTCCATTCTACGATAAGCATATAAGGCAGTAGCATAGGACACTGGCGACGGACTGAAGCCCTTCTCTTGAATTTCCTCAAGAACATTTAGGGCCTTTGTAGCTTCTCCTTGCTCCACATAAATTGCCATCAAAACATTATAAGTAACAATATTGGGAATGATCCCCTCCTCAGCCATATCATCCAAGATTTTCTCCATTTCACCAAATTGTTTGGAGTGTTTCACTGCACCCAATAAGCTGTTGTATATGAAAAGGTTTGGGCCAATGCCTCCAccactttctttcttctttctcttgagCCACTCAACAAGGGACATTGCAGCATCCATGTATTTGTCCCTTCCAAAACCACTAATCATGCTTGAATGTACTTGGAGAGGCAGTTCACCCATATCTTTGAGAACCTTTCCTATGTCATCTGCAGTTTTAGCAAACTGTAAACTGCGTGCCAGAGCCCGAACATCAATCCTTGCACTCTCCAACTCAGCTTCTCCCTCACTACTAATATCCACTTCCTCACTTCTATCCCCATTGCCATTATCATCATCCTTTGAGTATGATCCTTCTCTCTCAAGTTCATTCCCAGTTTCTTGTTGCTCCAATGCCCAAGCTGATGCAACCAACCCACTAGAAGAACCTCCCTTTGGCTCACAGAAGAGGACAACTTTCAATTGGGAGTAGCAACAGAGGAATTCAAATCTCAAACAACAATTCAAGTTCCTGCAACAAGTCTCACTCCTACTAAATCTTGCATAGCTTGAAAGCAATAAGAAACTATGACCTCTACCGTCAATAAGACTCCATTTTTTCCTGCTTCTAGGTTTAATAGATGCAAAACAGGAAGAATCATGCTCAAAATCCAAATGGGGTACTACCAAAGAGCCACCATGTGATGGCCAGATACTTAAAGCTTGCATTTTTACAAAAAAAGTTTACAAAATTAAGAAATACCCAGAGTTAAAGAAGCAAGGAAATATCTTACTACAATCTCATGATAGATTCATCGGTGCTCCTTAGTCTTTGCAAGTGCTTAGTGACTTCAGTCCTGAACTGACAGGAGTTTCTACAAATTGACATacaattaagaatataaaaatgaaaaacgaTGAAAGAACAAGGCTAAGGCATCTGAAAGATGATAGCTTGGGCGGATATAAGTTGGTTGTGTTCTTCTGCTGTGGTCTATTCACAGCCATTCAATTGCAAGGAGAGCTGGAGAGGTGAGGGAGCCAAAAATCAGACAAAAATTCGTCATTGTGTggcaagaaaaagaaaacatgtttGGGTTTTCTTTGTCATAAATGGGCTAATGTCCAATAAGCACAAGCTTATtcgtattctttttttttcatattttaaataaaaacataaaattttaaaaaaattaatttttttaaatataaaaatattttaaaatataaaaaaattctaaatttcaatGTTAGCTAAATTGGGCTGGACCAATTGGTTGGATTGAAAATCGGCTAGGGTATCAATCCGATGAGAGATCAAAAATCAGTTGACTCGCAAATCAGTACGGACTAGTTGTACCAAGCTAAGACTCAGTTGAATCAATTTCGAACTAGTCTAACCAATTGGTTCCCAAAATGACTATCCTAACCAGTtcaaagtaaataatttattaaaaaataaaaatactaaaaattataaacatttattCAAACTCACAGTTTAATTGATCTTTTAGCTTGATTCATTTATTTCGCATCGGTTCTCTTGCCAACCAATTTTTTACCTCTCACCGAACCATTACCCCAGTTGATTCTTAATTCAATAAacattgaattttgaatttttttatagttttctattttttaattttaatgaattttaatttttcttatagacattattatttaaaaaattatatttgtttaaaaatgttatgtttttcgtttaaaataataaaaaattattttttttaaatttatatactttaaaaGGTATtaaccaaattgataaaaaaaattgtaaatgttaagggctaaaacatttaaaaattttaaaaattgattcatTTGCGAACTgggctaaaaaaataaattgaactgGAAATTGAAtcgattttaatattttttatttttaattatttatttgctttgagcCGCTGAGATTAGTCATTTTGGGAACAAATTGGTTAGACCGATtcgaaattaatttaattatcggTTCAATTGATTTTTCATGTTAGTTCAATTAGCCCAAACTGGTTCGTGCGTTAATCGATTTTTTTACCTGTCACCGAATAGATACACTAATCAGTTCCTAGTGTGGCTGGCCGGTCCGATTAGGTTTGTGttagataacattgaattttggaatttttgtttatatttttaaaatattttttgttttttgttttttgaattttaaatagtttttaatgtttttcataaatttttattttaaaaaatcatcattttttaaaaaattttatgttttcatttaaaatatgaaaaaaataattttaaaattttcatgtatttttaaagggtaaggaccaaattgacaaaaattataaatgttgagggttaaaaagttattttacctTTGATATTACAAcgtcaaaattaaataaaaaaagtacaagAACTCaatgtttcaaaattaaagtatagagactaaatattaaattttaaaaaagtacaaGGACCTTTGTGATATTTAAACCTTGAATTTATAAACCTAATAGTCATTTTCTAAAATATTTGTTCTAAAatctaaatatattatattaaacccAAACTCaaataatatacttattattacctaattcaaaataattaattataacctAAATCTCatgcctaaattttttttttaaacccaaaaccgaaatatagtttataaaagttaaagtcaaattcaaaatctaatttaataaaataatatttattaagagattaaatattttaataatattatatgctTTGCCGGTAATTTCTTAACTCAATGACAATAACATTATGTTGTAGGCATGAgagctttaatttgtttttaagcagcctcatttccttattttattattaaaaaaatatttttctattacTAGTTATAAATATGTATTGTAATATACtaaattaaacataattattgatactatatcttttattataattttataatataataatagttatatatattaatagtttGTCATAATTATATACTATAATATTATACTATATAATAGTATATCATCTATTATAGTTAGctattaaaaccaatcaaattaaatcaattcaaGCAAACCGGTTAAtaaattcaattttgattttggacaaattaataattatatattttaatatttttaaaatatattattacattatgtAAAACTATATCATATACTATAATAgtaatacataatatattaattatttattatattagttGAAATATGCAATAAGTTCCTATACTTTTCTTAAAATTGAAAGTTAGCCCTCCGATATTATATAATGGCATATCATCTCATctcatatataataatagtttttatatatgcattaatgattaagcattataatattatataacactatatcttttattatagtttattatataataatagttatatatgtgTATTAATGGTTTTAGTAGTTAAATATTATGGGGAGGAATCTACTCACACCTATGTAAAACTAAAATAGCTTTACACCCTTTCATATctttttgtatgattaatattttaatggtcCAACTgtcacattttatttttcatctatatagatcatgcatgtcaaatttaatgtaaattaaaattttctaactatttgttttatataaaaaaatttcaaccgtTTAAtaactattaatatatatatatatagtattttagataaatatgatagagatatcaaaccaatttgaaaatttacatgtATGATAAGTACAATTATATCGATAAATTTAACGGTTAGATTGTTAAAAAAGTAATAGTACAAAGAGATAAGAAAGGATGTAAAACTATTTTAGTTTTACACTACTGTAAGTAGATCCCTTTCAATATACTATATTATTATATGATGTAATAGTTTATCATCTATTATAATTAGTGACATAAACGAGCTTAACTGATTGAATAGAGCTAATTCAAGCAAATCGATTGGTAAATTCGGTTTTGATTTTGGACCAATTAAtagttatatatgtattaatagttttaaaatatattattacattatttaaTATTACATCACATACTGTAATCgtaatacataatatattaattatcattatatattaTCGTTGATTGTATTGATTGAAATATACTGTAAGTTCTTATACTTTTTATACATTTGAAAGTCAGtcctactatattatataatactATCTTTATTATATactataaaatatgttaatagtttatatatatatgcatcaaaGTTAAATTAGATAATCGATTGATTTAATGCTGTCAGTTTGATTTCAATTTTGAAACTCAAAATCATTTAAAGCAAATTAATCAACTTTACACCTATATACCATATTAACCTCAAATCCATTACTAATGAAACGCGAAACCCAAACGTAAGTCCAATTTAAACTTTATTCAAActctaacttaaataaaaataaattcattccaaattaaacttaatataaaaataataatattaataacaaaattaaacattaaccagtaaaaaattaaaagtaaaaattaaattctcaaattataaaaaaaattaaaatctaaaatctaaatcattaaaattaaatttattagtgttgttatttatattgcataatatattatgtttaataatTTGTGATAAAGTATAACACTagttatcatattattaaattaatatattatgtcattatatattttatattatcattaaatttaaattttataaactttaataattattaattttatatatttattattatatataaaattatagcattaaaaatattttatttcaattaatgtttttaaaattttattttactttataatttaacatacaaattttttattctttacttatgctattaataaaattttaatataaatatatatcacattttcataaaataaattattataaattatttttatttttaagtaataacataaaattata
The sequence above is drawn from the Gossypium hirsutum isolate 1008001.06 chromosome A05, Gossypium_hirsutum_v2.1, whole genome shotgun sequence genome and encodes:
- the LOC107957096 gene encoding protein LOW PHOTOSYNTHETIC EFFICIENCY 1, chloroplastic — encoded protein: MQALSIWPSHGGSLVVPHLDFEHDSSCFASIKPRSRKKWSLIDGRGHSFLLLSSYARFSRSETCCRNLNCCLRFEFLCCYSQLKVVLFCEPKGGSSSGLVASAWALEQQETGNELEREGSYSKDDDNGNGDRSEEVDISSEGEAELESARIDVRALARSLQFAKTADDIGKVLKDMGELPLQVHSSMISGFGRDKYMDAAMSLVEWLKRKKKESGGGIGPNLFIYNSLLGAVKHSKQFGEMEKILDDMAEEGIIPNIVTYNVLMAIYVEQGEATKALNVLEEIQEKGFSPSPVSYATALYAYRRMEDGHGALKFFIELREKYVKGDIGRNADENWEYEFVKLEKFTVRICQQVMRRWLVKDENLSTSVLKLLRDMDNVGLKLSREDYERLIWACTREEHYLVAKELYSRIRESFSEISLSVCNHLIWVMGKAKKWWAALEIYEDLLDKGPSPNNMSYELVVSHFNILLSAARQRGIWRWGVRLLNKMEEKGLKPGSREWNAVLVACSKASETSAAVQIFRRMVEQGEKPTIISYGALLSALEKGKLYDEALRVWDHMIKVGVKPNLYAYTIMASIFTGQGNFKMINAVFQEMASSGIEPTVVTYNAIISGCARNGMSSAAYEWFHRMKVQNISPNEITYEMLIEALANDGKPRLAYDLYMRAQNEGLNLSSKAYDAVVQSSQVYGATTDLSVLGPRPPDTKKVRIRKNLTEFCNIADVPRRSKPFDRKEIYIPPKQENLSL